Part of the Listeria innocua genome is shown below.
TTACAAGGAAGGATTTCACGTTTGCAATGTACATTTCGGCAGTCCGCGTGGCAATGATGAAGATTGTTTATTTTGCCTATCCTTGCTTAACAAAAAATAACATGACGGGCCTTTCTCGATTCAGGAGAAGGGCTTTTTGCTAGAAAAGGTGAATCATTTGGAAAAACTCAAATTAATAGGCGATGAAAGGCTCGATTATTTACTAGCAGAAAATTTGCGGATTATTCAAAGTCCATCGGTATTTTCTTTCTCGATAGACGCGGTTCTCCTCGCGAAATTTAGTTATTTACCAATCCGTAAAGGGAAAATAATTGATTTATGTAGCGGAAATGGTATTATTCCTTTACTACTTAGTACGCGAACAAAAGCGCAAATAGTTGGCGTTGAATTTCAAGAGCGGCTTGCAGACATGGCAAAAAGAAGTGTTGCTTATAATCAACTGGAAGACCAAATCGAAATAATCGAATACGATTTGAACCATATTACCGATTTAATTCCAAAAGAGCGCGCAGATATTGTTACGTGCAATCCACCGTATTTTGCAACCCCATCTACAAGCCTGAAAAACGAAAACGAACATTATCGTATCGCTCGTCACGAAATTATGTGCACGCTAGAAGATACAATTCGAGTTGCCGCAAGCCTTTTAAAACAAGGTGGTAAAGCGAATTTTGTTCACAGGCCAGAGCGCTTACTAGATATTATTGATTTAATGCGAAAATACCGCTTAGAACCGAAACGCATCCAGTTTGTCCATCC
Proteins encoded:
- a CDS encoding tRNA1(Val) (adenine(37)-N6)-methyltransferase, yielding MEKLKLIGDERLDYLLAENLRIIQSPSVFSFSIDAVLLAKFSYLPIRKGKIIDLCSGNGIIPLLLSTRTKAQIVGVEFQERLADMAKRSVAYNQLEDQIEIIEYDLNHITDLIPKERADIVTCNPPYFATPSTSLKNENEHYRIARHEIMCTLEDTIRVAASLLKQGGKANFVHRPERLLDIIDLMRKYRLEPKRIQFVHPRIDREANTVLVEGIKDGKPGVKYVPPVIVYDELGEYTPVIKEILYGESE